TTCGATGATGGATTTTGCTGAGTCAAACATGACGGTTGAGGAATTTTCCACTGTCCTTGCCAGCAAGGATCGCCGTAGGGTAGGACGAACTGCCCAATCATGTGGCCTGTATATGTACAGGATCAGCTACGAAGAGGCAGAGTATGCCTGGTTCGAGGAGCAGCATCATGGGTGAGCGTGAAGAGAAACGAGAACAGCTGGCTTCTGCTCTGATGGACTTTATCCATCTCTGTGATGAAGCGGAAGCTGTGATTGGCAACAAGGATGTAACCTACAGCGAACCTGTGGATTTCTCCCAGGTAGTTGATACAGTGCTCCCACTTCCCTTGGACAAGGATTCCATTCAAGGTACAAACCTCAAACAGCTAGAGTCATTGGTTGGTCGGTGTTCCAAGTGCAGGCTCAGTGAAGGACGCCTCCATACAGTTTTTGGGGAGGGTGTTGTTCCTGCCCGGCTGATGGTTATCGGAGAAGGGCCTGGTGCCGAGGAGGATGCTTCAGGACGTGCGTTTGTAGGAAGAGCGGGAAAGTATCTTGACAGCTGGCTCTCTTCCATATCCATGGACCGTGAAACCAATGTCTATATCGCCAACATTGTGAAATGCCGTCCTCCAGAGAATAGGAATCCCCAAAGTGATGAAGTACAAGCGTGCATTGGGTATCTCAAGAGACAGATCCAGCTCATTAAGCCGGAAATCATCTTGCTTGTGGGTTCAGTTGCCGCCCGTTCCCTCCTGGATGTTGCAGATGGTGTAGGAAAGTTACGTGGAAGGTTCCATCGGTATGATGGGATTCCTGTACTGGTTACTTACCACCCAGCAGGCGTATTGCGTAATCCTGAATATCGTAGACCGGTTTGGGAAGACTTGAAAAAAGTAGCAGCATATTTGAATATCCAGCTCCCCAGGAGGTCGTGATGCCCAAATTTGTTGAGGTGTTGCTCGATCTTCCCCTGGACCAGTCTTTCACCTACCAGATTCCTCTGGGTATGGAGGAGAAGGCTTGTGTGGGGCATCGGGTTGTTGTCCCCTTTGCAAGACGGGAAATGACAGGGTATGTCATCGAGTCCCTCTCTGAGGTAGAAGCGACCTATACGATCAAGGAGATCAAGCGGGTTATTGATGATACTCCACTCTACAACAAACAAACTATTGCCTTGGCTGAGTGGATGAGTCGTTTCTACCTTTGTAGCAGAGGGGAAGCATTGAGTATGATGATCCCGGGAGGAAGGAGAGACAGCAGCATCCCTGCCTTGGAGAGTGAAGATGACCTTCTCTTTGGGCGAGTTGAGAAACTCAGTGATGAACAGCAATTTGCCATTGAAACTATTCTGAAGCGTGAAAAGCCGATGTACTATCTCTACGGTGTAACCGGCAGTGGAAAGAGTGAGGTATTCCTTCGTGTTGCTGAAGATGTCATTAAAGAAGGAAAATCTGTCATTTACCTGGTCCCGGAAATTACCCTTACCCATCAGTTGGCAAGACAGGTCACCAAACGATTTTCCCAACGGGTCGCAATCCTACACTCTGCCCTTACACCAAGCCAGCGGCTCAAGGAGTGGAAGAGGATCATATCAGGTGAGGTGGACCTGGCAATAGGGGCTCGAAGTGCAGTCTTTGCCCCATTTTCCAATCTTGGATTGATCATTCTGGACGAGGAACATGAGAGCAGCTACAAGAGTGGCAACACTCCTCGTTACCATGCCCGTCAAGTAGCCCAGAGACGATGCCAGAGTGAAGGGGCTACTTTGGTCATGGGGAGTGCAACGCCTTCATTGGAAGCTTGGGCCCTGATGGAGGAGAACAAGCATGTAGGTTCGCTCCAATTACGGAACCGGGTCAGCGGTGGCATCATGCCCATCATAGAGGTGGTAAACCTCTCCTATGAGAAGAACCTGATCAGCAAGACGTTGCAAGAGAGAATCAAGGAGACCCTGAACAAGAAGAAGCAGACAATTTTGTTCTTGAATAGACGAGGTTTCTCCTATTTCTTCCATTGCAATAGTTGTGGGTATGAACTACGTTGTCCACACTGTGCAGTAGCCCTTACCTATCATAAAGGCAAAGACCAGATGGTCTGTCACTACTGTGGGTATCGAACAAAACCGATGCGCTTTTGCCCTGAGTGTAACTCGCTCGATGTCAACTATAGCGGCTTTGGCACGGAAATGGTGGAAGAGGAGATTCGCCGTCTTTTCCCCTCTGCGCGTATTGCACGATTGGATACCGATAGTGCCAAGAAAAAAGGTGAGATCGGGAAAGTAATCAAGGCTTTCAGGGATGGAGAGATTGATATTCTCCTCGGGACACAGATGGTGGCAAAAGGCCTCAATTTCCCTCTCGTGGAATTGGTGGGAATCGTACTTGCAGATAGTGGGTTGAATATTCCTGACTTCCGTGCCCAGGAGAGGACGTTCAGCCTCTTGGTTCAGGTCTCAGGAAGGGCTGGAAGATACAATGACCAGGGAAGGGTCATTATCCAGACCTATCATCCGGAGAATCCTGCAATTCAATATGCACTGCAGTCAGATGTGGAGGGTTTTTACACCCAAGAACTTGAGATTCGCAAGCAGACAGGATTTCCTCCCTACAGTCGATTGATCAATCTGGTATTCAGGGGACGCAATCAACAGAAAGTGGAGCAAGAGGTCCAGAAATTCTCTACACATATTGAGCAACTCACGGTCAGGGGAGGCGCAGAAGTGTTGTGTTCCAGTGAATGTCCTTTGGAGAAGATATCCTCAAACTGGCGTTACCACTTACTGGTTTCAGGCTCCCAAGCTTCCATGGTGCATCACTTGGTAGCAAAGGCCCTCTCTGATTACACCCCCCCCAGGGGAGTCTACCTTGAGGTGGATCTTGATCCTTTGCAATTGCTCTAAAACTTCTCTGCTTATAGCCCGCATCCAATAGCTATAGGAATCCTTGGAAGCGCTCATATCCGTGATAACGTTGACCATTGCAACAGGTGTTGGTATAGTTTGGTATTATGTTAGATATATATACACTTGGAGAAGAGGTACTGCAAGAGAAGTGCCAGAAAGTAACCAAATTTGATAACGCGTTGAAGATACTGGTCGATGCCATGTTTGACACCATGGATGAAGCCGATGGTGTAGGGCTTGCAGCTCCCCAGGTTGGGGTGAACCAACGTCTGTTTGTCATCCATATCCGTGGAGCAGAGAAGCGTGCCTATATCAATCCGCAAATCATTGAGACCTCTATCGAGACTTCTACTGATGAAGAAGGATGTCTATCCATTCCTGGGGTTTGGCACGATGTACAGCGTCCAGCCCGTGTAACTGTACAGGCACAGGATGTGGAGGGGAAAGTATTTCAGGTCAAGGCTGAAGGATTGCTAGCTCGGGCGCTCCAGCACGAGAATGATCATCTCAATGGGGTCTTGTTCATTGATCGCTTGAATGATGAGGAACGCGAGAAGATGGTACAAGCCTACGAGAAACGAAACAAATCCCAGAGGAGAAAGAAGCGTTGAGGATTCTTTTTGCCGGTACTCCCGAAATTGCAGTTCCCTCATTACGGGCCTTGTCACAGCACTATGATATCGCTGCGGTACTTACCAACACCGACAAGCGGGGTGCAAGGGGCAAGGCCCTTGTTGCACCTCCTGTTAAGGTAGCTGGTGAAGCATTGGGCCTTCCTGTGTTGCAATTTGATCATCTTGGGCGTGAGGCTCGGGAAGCTGTCAGCAGCTATGAGTGTGATACGCTTGTCTGTTTTGCCTATGGAAGACTGTTCGGGCCAAAATTCCTGGGACTCTTCCCCCATGAGCAACTGAATATACATCCCTCATTGCTTCCCTTGTTACGTGGCCCAAGTCCTATACAAGGGGCAATTCTTTCTCAAGCCAGTGAGACTGGTATCAGCATTCAGCGAATAGCATCAGAGATGGATAGTGGAGATCTCCTGCTGGCTGAACAATTTCCTCTCAATGGGGACGAAACCATGGAAAGTCTCTCTGTCCTTGTGGCAGAGAGGGCCGCTGATCTTGCTGTAAGGGCTCTTTCCAGATTGCAGCGAGGTACCGCTGTATTTTCCCGTCAGTGTGGCGAAGCAACCTATACGAAACTGATAACCCCAGAAATGGCTGAATTGGATTTCTCATATCCAGCGAAGGCGTTGCATGCACAGATCAGAGCAATGACGCCTTGGCCCAAAGCACGAACAACCTATCAGGGACAGACGCTGCTTATAACAGGTGTACATGGAACGATAGATGAGATAGGGGATGAGCCTTATTCAGAGGAAGTTCCTGTAGGAACTGTGATTGCAAAACAGAAGAAAAAGGGAATTGCCATCACTACCTCTGAAGGATTGCTTTGGGTGACACGTCTACAATTGGAAAAACGCAAGGAGATGGATTGGCAGTCCTTCCTCAATGGTAATCAGGAATTCTTGGGATCCAGGCTGGGGTAACCTATGAGACGAATTGTGGTGTTGGCACTCCTTGTGCTCTTGAGTCTACCACTGTCGGCTACCACAGAGAAGGTGGCCCTTGTCCTCTCGGGAGGTGGAGCTCGGGGATTGGCTCACATTGCAGTTCTTGAGGCAGTTGAAGAGAGAGGGATTCCCATCGACATGGTGGTTGGTACCAGTATGGGTGCGTTGGTGGGCGGACTTTACAGCGCTGGGTATTCTCCCTTGGAAATCCGTAATCTGCTGGAAACCTATGATATGGTTGGGCTGTTTTCCACGCCCCCACTTGAAAACGCTGAACATGAGGATGAGGTTTTCTCCTATAAAAATAATCAGGTTTTTTCATTGGGGTTTGGTGAGCAAGGACTGGGAAATGCTCCTGCTCTGATTGGGGACCAACGAATCCTGGAATTATTAGGGTATTTGTTTGCACGATATCCCAATACCATGGATTTTACAGAACTACCCATTCCGTTTTACTGTGTCTCTGCAAATGCTGCCACAGGAGAGAGAATTGTCCATAGCGAGGGGTCCTTGGTTACAGCAATCAGGAGTAGTATTTCCATCCCTATCGTTTTTACCCCATTTCCGCTAGGTGAGGGTATCCTTGCCATTGATGGTGGAGTGGTGGATAATCTTCCCATCGACCTTGCGAGAAGTCTTGGAGCAGAATATGTCATTGCTAGTGATGTGAATGCTTTGGGAATGCAGGACGCTGCGGACCTTGAGAGCCTTTCAGCAATGGCAATGCAGACTGTTGTATTGCTTACCCAGGAGAAAGCGACCGCTCAACATCCTTCTGCTGATGTACTTGTGCTCCCAGAGCTGAAAAGCACGTTTGCCTTGGATTTCTCAGCACATGAACAGATTATCGAGTCAGGATGGGAAGCGGTGGATGCGCAAGATGCAGCATTCGATGCACTTGTCGATACACTCTCACAGGTTCGCACCCTCATTCCAAGAGACGTGAAGAGGAGTGGTTCTTATTCTCTTCTATCAACCCCCAAGATCTTGCAGATTGAGGTAGAGGATATTTCCTTGAAGCCGGGTGCACCTATTCCTGAATCTTCCTTGTTTTCAGATTTTCTGGGCAGGAGACTCAATGCACAAACTGCAACTGAGTTGAATCTCAAGCTTCGGGAAATCAAGAATGCCTATGATCTGACCACCCTCAGTTATGAGATGAGTGACGATGGAAAGCTGATGATATATGCCCGGAGTTTTGGGCGAAGGGATAGAAGCATCAGTATGGGTTTTCACGCTGATACCGGCTTCTCTACTGCATTGCCCTCTGGGTTCGTATGGTACCGTGCAGACGCATATTTGGATGCATCCCTCGGGGGCTTGGGGAAAAAGCAGGACTTCACCTTTTCTGTCCATGCCACACTTGGTCAGCGATCAGGGATGACTCTCAGTTTCTCCTATCCTCTTCTCAGTGGAAACAAAGGGAGTATTGATGCAGTAGTGCAAGCTAGTTATGGAGCTGGGGCGATGACGCCCCTCTCAGCAATGATCAATGCAAAGCGAAGTGCTCCTTTGGATCGTATGTTTAATAGTGATGCTGGTTTTCGGTTTCGCTTCGGAAAATATGGCAGAGCATCTCTTCAGGGGAGCTATCTGCTTGTTTCGGTAAATGATTCTACCTATGACAAGCAATTCTATGCCTATCCAGTGGGAGAGCTCACGGTTTCTTATGGAAACCTCTCATCTCGCTTCGCTACCTCGGGTTTCCGCCTTGAAGCGTTGGGTAGGCTTGGGTATCAGCAGGGGTTGATCCACTCCCTGCGATTGGGATGGAAACAATCATTTGTCATTACCTACCGTGACAGCATAAGCTATGCAACCCAACTCTCCATGATGAGGGAGCCATTCCCCTTTATCCAGAGCTATGCAAATCTGGGAGGTATCGACCAGATGGTCAGTTATGGTCCGCTCTTCCTCCGTCGAGATATTGCCCATCTGGGAGTGGATTGGCAGCATAGGCTTGCCGAACTGCTTGGTTATCCAGCCTTCGGCAAACTCTCACTGCATGGGGCTATGTATGATGCATACGATCCCTATAGTGGATTGCCTCCTACCGAAGATGTCTATTTCAGTTCCAGCCTCTGGGACATGGGACTGGCACTGATGCTTGGACTCGATACCCCGATAGGGGAGGTTGTTGCCTCATTGGGAGCAAGCCTCATGGGAGAGGTTTCTTTCTCAGTGGGGGTCTATTGATGAGCGAGGTCTACAGATCATATGCCACCCATCTCCATGAAGTCTACCATGCTCGTGTGTACCGAATAGGGGTAGATGGTCACTTCTCCTGTCCAAACCGCAATATGGATGGGAGTGGTGGATGCGCTTTCTGTGATGGGACAGGCACCATCGCAGCCTACCAGAAGCCTCAAGATAGGCTGATTGAAATTTCCCATATGACCATTGAAGAGAGAATCAGCAAGATTAAAATGCAGATAGAGCAGGGAAAACGCTTCTTGAAGCGAAGATACCGTGCTGAACTCTACTCACTTTACTTCCAGGCCTATACCAATACCTATGATACCTTGGATCACCTTACGATGCTCTATGACCTGGTATTGGAAGAAGGACCTTTTGTAGAGTTGATCGTATCAACCCGCCCTGATTGTATTACCGATGAGATAATTACCTTGCTGAAAAGGTATCAGGGTTCGGTGCAGAAGGTGTGGGTTGAACTTGGGCTGCAAAGCGGTAGTAATGAGACCTTGGCACGCATTGGTAGGGGGCATGATGTTTTTTCCTACATTTCTGCAGCAGATTCGTTACATTCGGCCGGCATTGGTGTTTGTACTCATGTGATACTCGGTTTGCCAGGTGAAGGACGCAAGGATTTTGCCCAAACTGCAGCAATTGTGAACAAGGCTGGCAGTGAAGCGGTAAAGATCCATAATCTGCATATATGCCAGGGTACCCGCCTGCAGGATTGGTATGAAATGGGTGAGGTAGCCACTGCTTCCTTGAGGAGGCATGTCGAGCAGAGCATATGGTTCTTGAGACGTCTGAATCCTGCTGTTGTCATTGAGCGTATGGTATGTGAAACTCCCGAATATCGACTTGTCGCTCCACGTGCATTTCCCGACAAGCATCAATTTCTCCAGCAGTTGAAAAGCACGATGGAAGAGAGAGGCTGGGTACAAGGAGACTTGGTATGAGAGAGAGAATTCCCTTGCAGATGATTGTTCGTGTCACAGGAACCATCCTTTCCATCATTGTGGTTACGTTGATTCTTGTTTTTTCCTTTATGCCAAAGGAGTCCTATCCTG
This sequence is a window from uncultured Sphaerochaeta sp.. Protein-coding genes within it:
- the def gene encoding peptide deformylase codes for the protein MLDIYTLGEEVLQEKCQKVTKFDNALKILVDAMFDTMDEADGVGLAAPQVGVNQRLFVIHIRGAEKRAYINPQIIETSIETSTDEEGCLSIPGVWHDVQRPARVTVQAQDVEGKVFQVKAEGLLARALQHENDHLNGVLFIDRLNDEEREKMVQAYEKRNKSQRRKKR
- a CDS encoding uracil-DNA glycosylase → MGEREEKREQLASALMDFIHLCDEAEAVIGNKDVTYSEPVDFSQVVDTVLPLPLDKDSIQGTNLKQLESLVGRCSKCRLSEGRLHTVFGEGVVPARLMVIGEGPGAEEDASGRAFVGRAGKYLDSWLSSISMDRETNVYIANIVKCRPPENRNPQSDEVQACIGYLKRQIQLIKPEIILLVGSVAARSLLDVADGVGKLRGRFHRYDGIPVLVTYHPAGVLRNPEYRRPVWEDLKKVAAYLNIQLPRRS
- a CDS encoding patatin-like phospholipase family protein — encoded protein: MRRIVVLALLVLLSLPLSATTEKVALVLSGGGARGLAHIAVLEAVEERGIPIDMVVGTSMGALVGGLYSAGYSPLEIRNLLETYDMVGLFSTPPLENAEHEDEVFSYKNNQVFSLGFGEQGLGNAPALIGDQRILELLGYLFARYPNTMDFTELPIPFYCVSANAATGERIVHSEGSLVTAIRSSISIPIVFTPFPLGEGILAIDGGVVDNLPIDLARSLGAEYVIASDVNALGMQDAADLESLSAMAMQTVVLLTQEKATAQHPSADVLVLPELKSTFALDFSAHEQIIESGWEAVDAQDAAFDALVDTLSQVRTLIPRDVKRSGSYSLLSTPKILQIEVEDISLKPGAPIPESSLFSDFLGRRLNAQTATELNLKLREIKNAYDLTTLSYEMSDDGKLMIYARSFGRRDRSISMGFHADTGFSTALPSGFVWYRADAYLDASLGGLGKKQDFTFSVHATLGQRSGMTLSFSYPLLSGNKGSIDAVVQASYGAGAMTPLSAMINAKRSAPLDRMFNSDAGFRFRFGKYGRASLQGSYLLVSVNDSTYDKQFYAYPVGELTVSYGNLSSRFATSGFRLEALGRLGYQQGLIHSLRLGWKQSFVITYRDSISYATQLSMMREPFPFIQSYANLGGIDQMVSYGPLFLRRDIAHLGVDWQHRLAELLGYPAFGKLSLHGAMYDAYDPYSGLPPTEDVYFSSSLWDMGLALMLGLDTPIGEVVASLGASLMGEVSFSVGVY
- the priA gene encoding primosomal protein N', yielding MPKFVEVLLDLPLDQSFTYQIPLGMEEKACVGHRVVVPFARREMTGYVIESLSEVEATYTIKEIKRVIDDTPLYNKQTIALAEWMSRFYLCSRGEALSMMIPGGRRDSSIPALESEDDLLFGRVEKLSDEQQFAIETILKREKPMYYLYGVTGSGKSEVFLRVAEDVIKEGKSVIYLVPEITLTHQLARQVTKRFSQRVAILHSALTPSQRLKEWKRIISGEVDLAIGARSAVFAPFSNLGLIILDEEHESSYKSGNTPRYHARQVAQRRCQSEGATLVMGSATPSLEAWALMEENKHVGSLQLRNRVSGGIMPIIEVVNLSYEKNLISKTLQERIKETLNKKKQTILFLNRRGFSYFFHCNSCGYELRCPHCAVALTYHKGKDQMVCHYCGYRTKPMRFCPECNSLDVNYSGFGTEMVEEEIRRLFPSARIARLDTDSAKKKGEIGKVIKAFRDGEIDILLGTQMVAKGLNFPLVELVGIVLADSGLNIPDFRAQERTFSLLVQVSGRAGRYNDQGRVIIQTYHPENPAIQYALQSDVEGFYTQELEIRKQTGFPPYSRLINLVFRGRNQQKVEQEVQKFSTHIEQLTVRGGAEVLCSSECPLEKISSNWRYHLLVSGSQASMVHHLVAKALSDYTPPRGVYLEVDLDPLQLL
- the fmt gene encoding methionyl-tRNA formyltransferase; translation: MRILFAGTPEIAVPSLRALSQHYDIAAVLTNTDKRGARGKALVAPPVKVAGEALGLPVLQFDHLGREAREAVSSYECDTLVCFAYGRLFGPKFLGLFPHEQLNIHPSLLPLLRGPSPIQGAILSQASETGISIQRIASEMDSGDLLLAEQFPLNGDETMESLSVLVAERAADLAVRALSRLQRGTAVFSRQCGEATYTKLITPEMAELDFSYPAKALHAQIRAMTPWPKARTTYQGQTLLITGVHGTIDEIGDEPYSEEVPVGTVIAKQKKKGIAITTSEGLLWVTRLQLEKRKEMDWQSFLNGNQEFLGSRLG
- a CDS encoding TIGR01212 family radical SAM protein (This family includes YhcC from E. coli K-12, an uncharacterized radical SAM protein.), with protein sequence MSEVYRSYATHLHEVYHARVYRIGVDGHFSCPNRNMDGSGGCAFCDGTGTIAAYQKPQDRLIEISHMTIEERISKIKMQIEQGKRFLKRRYRAELYSLYFQAYTNTYDTLDHLTMLYDLVLEEGPFVELIVSTRPDCITDEIITLLKRYQGSVQKVWVELGLQSGSNETLARIGRGHDVFSYISAADSLHSAGIGVCTHVILGLPGEGRKDFAQTAAIVNKAGSEAVKIHNLHICQGTRLQDWYEMGEVATASLRRHVEQSIWFLRRLNPAVVIERMVCETPEYRLVAPRAFPDKHQFLQQLKSTMEERGWVQGDLV